One window of Bacteroides sp. AN502(2024) genomic DNA carries:
- a CDS encoding transglutaminase domain-containing protein, producing MKTIFKIILCVFLASCSSLSEKTAWEIANQSKTNRKELTNFLKYYKNNNDKTKYKAACFLVENMPNKYSFNRKGQKIYDIDIVKADSLILSLEYSFYLKKKSPYLKEYTFEQFCEYILPYRVANEPLQYYWKWDCVKRFGDGNNNNIINAAQNINSQIKIELSPEFYKDTLKTYTSIVQSGYGKCDDRSTLVVMALRSAGIPAAFELVPYWGSSNNGHSFATMILPNGGVVSFQNDNKNDNNTLPIRKMPKIYRKIYTIIPRQTFDNTQKECPELFANCDIIDVTGIHHIGSITVPVANYVRDRPIYLSVFSPNAWIPVAMSYDEEFKYIGTGTLKGKEESEEALNLGNGILYLPSTFLNCKIIPQSNPIIVSDDGIKQLYPDTLHKETVILNRKYPLNKRIVKFASNMIGGMFEGANYADFSDAEAIYIITETPKSRMQKVKVSTSKKYRYIRYRKPKGTFSIAEFSLFCPDGTSLSFSPISCEAIQKDSNRKMIFDQDPLTYYQVDGGIDMWIGGDLGKAVKIGLIGFAPRNDDNSIVPTDTYELFYWDGQWNSLGKKTSTENQIIFNNVPKDALLWLRDLTKGREERPFTFENGQQIWW from the coding sequence ATGAAAACGATTTTTAAAATAATTCTATGTGTTTTTTTAGCGAGTTGCAGTTCATTGAGTGAAAAAACAGCATGGGAAATCGCAAATCAATCTAAAACGAATAGAAAAGAACTCACCAATTTTTTAAAATACTATAAAAACAATAATGATAAAACTAAATATAAAGCAGCTTGTTTTCTTGTTGAAAATATGCCCAATAAATATTCCTTTAATAGGAAAGGACAGAAAATATACGATATAGATATTGTAAAGGCTGATTCTCTCATTTTATCATTAGAATATTCTTTCTATCTGAAAAAGAAAAGCCCTTATTTAAAAGAATATACCTTTGAACAATTCTGCGAATACATTCTACCATACCGAGTTGCAAATGAACCATTACAATACTATTGGAAATGGGATTGTGTGAAACGGTTTGGAGATGGAAATAACAATAATATTATTAATGCAGCACAAAATATAAACTCACAAATCAAAATAGAATTATCACCTGAATTTTATAAAGATACATTAAAGACATATACATCTATCGTACAATCGGGATATGGCAAATGTGATGATAGAAGTACATTAGTTGTGATGGCTCTACGATCAGCAGGTATCCCTGCTGCATTTGAATTAGTACCGTATTGGGGAAGTAGTAATAATGGGCATTCTTTTGCAACAATGATACTACCTAATGGCGGAGTCGTATCCTTCCAGAATGATAATAAAAATGACAATAATACTTTACCTATTCGGAAAATGCCTAAAATATATCGGAAAATCTATACTATAATACCTAGACAAACTTTCGATAATACACAAAAAGAATGTCCTGAATTATTTGCAAATTGTGATATTATTGATGTAACGGGAATACATCATATAGGTTCTATAACTGTGCCTGTTGCTAATTATGTAAGGGATAGACCTATTTATTTATCAGTTTTTTCTCCTAATGCATGGATTCCAGTTGCGATGAGCTATGATGAAGAATTTAAATATATTGGAACCGGTACTTTAAAAGGAAAAGAGGAATCTGAAGAAGCCTTAAATTTAGGTAATGGGATTTTGTATTTACCATCTACTTTCTTAAATTGTAAAATAATTCCTCAATCAAATCCTATTATTGTCTCAGATGATGGTATTAAACAGCTATATCCTGACACTCTTCATAAAGAAACTGTAATACTAAATCGTAAATATCCATTAAATAAAAGAATTGTAAAATTTGCAAGTAATATGATCGGTGGTATGTTCGAGGGAGCTAATTATGCTGATTTTTCAGATGCAGAAGCGATATACATAATTACTGAAACTCCAAAGAGCCGAATGCAAAAAGTGAAAGTATCTACCAGCAAGAAATATAGGTATATACGCTATAGAAAACCAAAGGGAACTTTTAGTATTGCAGAATTTTCTTTATTTTGCCCAGATGGTACTTCTTTATCATTTTCCCCAATATCTTGTGAAGCAATCCAAAAAGATAGTAATAGAAAAATGATATTTGACCAAGACCCACTTACATATTATCAGGTTGACGGTGGCATTGATATGTGGATAGGAGGAGATTTAGGTAAAGCTGTAAAGATCGGTCTAATAGGTTTTGCTCCACGCAATGATGATAATTCTATAGTTCCAACAGATACATACGAGTTGTTTTATTGGGATGGTCAATGGAACAGTTTAGGAAAAAAGACATCAACAGAAAATCAGATTATTTTCAATAATGTTCCCAAGGACGCATTATTATGGCTTCGTGATTTGACTAAAGGCAGAGAGGAACGTCCGTTTACATTTGAGAATGGACAGCAAATATGGTGGTAA
- a CDS encoding alpha-galactosidase produces MKKLFVLLMALFTLAPVNAQEKNVIRIATDNTDLILQVAPNGRLYQAYLGDKLLNEKDINLFSPYVKGGSDGSAPPRGWEVYPGSGAEDYFEPAIAITHNDGNPSTILRYLSSEQKAVEGGTETIIRLKDDQYPVEVTLHYIAYPKENVIKTWSEIKHAEKKPVTIWRYASTMLYFSGNNYYLTEFSSDWAKEAQMSTQPLLFGKKVIDTKLGSRAAIHTHPFFELGFEQPAQEAQGRTMLGTIGWTGNFRFTFEVDNLGNLRVIPAINPYASDYELKPNEIFTTPEFIFTFSNNGTGEASRNLHAWARNHQLKDGQGDRMTLLNNWENTYFTFNEELLAELMKEAKHIGVDMFLLDDGWFGNKHPRNNDHAGLGDWEVMKSKLPGGIPALIRFAKEAGVKFGIWIEPEMVNPKSELFEKHPDWTIRLPNRETYYYRNQLVLDLSNPEVQDFVYGVVDRILRENPEVAFFKWDCNSPITNIYSPYLKNKQGQLYIDHVRGIYNVLKRVKDNYPNVPMMLCSGGGARCDYEALKYFTEFWCSDNTDPIERLFIQWGFSHIFPAKAMCAHVTSWNKRTSVKFRTDVASMCKLGFDIGLKELNADEQTFCQNAVANWTRLKKVILDGNQYRLVSPYEGNHMSVMYTSPDQNKAVLYTYDIHPRFCEKVLPVKLQGLDARKMYKIKEINLMPNSQSNLAANGKSYSGDYLMKVGINAFTTNPAFSRVIELTAE; encoded by the coding sequence ATGAAGAAACTTTTCGTATTACTTATGGCATTGTTTACCTTGGCACCAGTGAATGCTCAGGAAAAGAACGTTATCCGCATCGCAACGGACAACACAGACTTAATCCTACAAGTAGCTCCCAACGGACGACTTTATCAGGCTTATCTAGGCGATAAGTTACTGAACGAGAAAGACATCAACCTCTTTTCTCCATACGTGAAAGGAGGAAGCGACGGTAGTGCTCCCCCTCGCGGATGGGAAGTATATCCGGGTTCCGGCGCCGAAGATTATTTCGAACCGGCCATAGCTATCACGCACAATGACGGAAACCCGAGTACGATTCTCCGCTATCTATCCTCCGAGCAGAAGGCTGTGGAGGGCGGAACGGAAACGATCATCCGACTGAAAGATGATCAGTACCCGGTGGAAGTCACCCTGCATTACATCGCTTATCCGAAAGAAAACGTTATCAAGACGTGGAGCGAAATCAAACATGCGGAGAAAAAGCCCGTGACCATCTGGCGGTATGCCTCTACCATGCTTTATTTCTCCGGAAACAACTATTATCTGACCGAATTCAGCAGCGACTGGGCCAAAGAAGCACAAATGAGCACACAGCCTCTGCTGTTCGGCAAAAAGGTGATCGACACCAAACTGGGAAGCCGTGCCGCCATACACACCCATCCGTTCTTTGAGCTTGGCTTTGAACAACCGGCACAGGAGGCACAAGGACGTACCATGCTGGGTACTATCGGATGGACAGGTAACTTCCGGTTCACTTTCGAAGTGGACAACCTTGGCAATCTCCGTGTAATCCCCGCCATCAATCCTTACGCTTCCGATTATGAACTGAAACCGAACGAAATATTCACGACACCCGAATTCATCTTTACTTTCAGCAACAACGGTACGGGTGAAGCCAGCCGCAACCTTCACGCATGGGCACGCAACCACCAACTGAAAGACGGGCAAGGCGACCGCATGACTTTATTAAACAACTGGGAGAATACCTATTTCACATTCAATGAGGAATTGCTTGCCGAACTGATGAAGGAAGCCAAACATATCGGTGTGGATATGTTCCTGTTGGATGACGGCTGGTTCGGCAACAAGCATCCGCGCAACAACGACCATGCCGGACTGGGCGACTGGGAGGTGATGAAATCCAAACTGCCGGGCGGTATCCCTGCCCTTATACGGTTTGCCAAGGAAGCCGGCGTGAAATTCGGAATCTGGATTGAACCGGAAATGGTCAACCCTAAAAGTGAGTTGTTCGAAAAGCATCCCGACTGGACTATCCGACTGCCCAACCGCGAAACATACTATTACCGTAACCAGCTGGTGCTCGACCTCAGCAATCCGGAAGTACAAGACTTTGTCTATGGCGTAGTGGATCGTATCCTGAGAGAGAATCCGGAAGTGGCTTTCTTCAAATGGGACTGCAACTCTCCGATTACGAATATTTATTCCCCCTATCTGAAGAACAAACAGGGACAGCTGTATATCGACCATGTACGGGGTATATACAATGTATTGAAACGTGTCAAAGACAACTATCCGAACGTACCCATGATGCTCTGCTCCGGCGGTGGCGCCCGTTGCGACTACGAAGCACTGAAATATTTCACGGAATTCTGGTGCAGCGACAACACAGACCCGATAGAGCGTCTGTTTATCCAGTGGGGATTCTCACACATCTTTCCGGCAAAGGCCATGTGCGCGCACGTCACCAGCTGGAATAAGAGAACAAGCGTGAAATTCCGTACAGATGTGGCAAGCATGTGCAAACTGGGCTTTGACATCGGACTGAAAGAACTGAACGCGGACGAACAGACCTTCTGCCAAAATGCGGTTGCCAACTGGACACGTCTGAAAAAAGTGATTCTGGACGGCAACCAATACAGACTGGTTTCGCCCTACGAAGGCAATCACATGTCTGTCATGTATACCTCGCCGGATCAGAACAAGGCGGTGCTGTATACCTACGATATCCACCCGCGTTTCTGTGAGAAAGTGCTTCCGGTAAAACTTCAGGGATTGGATGCGAGAAAAATGTATAAGATCAAAGAAATCAACCTGATGCCAAATTCCCAATCAAATCTGGCTGCCAACGGGAAGAGTTATTCAGGAGATTATCTGATGAAGGTAGGAATCAATGCCTTCACAACGAATCCGGCTTTCAGTCGCGTAATTGAGCTGACTGCCGAATAA
- the sufC gene encoding Fe-S cluster assembly ATPase SufC: protein MLEIKDLHASINGKEILKGINLTVNPGEVHAIMGPNGSGKSTLSSVLVGNPAFEVTKGSVTFYGKNLLELSPEDRSHEGIFLSFQYPVEIPGVSMVNFMRAAVNEQRKYKGLPALTASEFLKLMREKRAVVELDNKLANRSVNEGFSGGEKKRNEIFQMAMLEPRLSILDETNSGLDIDALRIVAEGVNKLKTPETSTIVITHYQRLLDYIKPDIVHVLYKGRIVKTAGPELALELEEKGYDWIKKEVGE, encoded by the coding sequence ATGTTAGAAATAAAAGACCTGCATGCCAGCATTAATGGCAAAGAGATATTGAAAGGCATTAACCTGACGGTGAATCCCGGTGAGGTGCACGCTATCATGGGGCCGAATGGTTCCGGTAAAAGTACGCTTTCTTCCGTATTGGTGGGTAATCCGGCTTTTGAGGTAACAAAGGGTTCGGTCACTTTTTATGGAAAGAACCTGTTGGAGTTGAGTCCTGAAGATCGTAGCCATGAAGGAATCTTCCTTAGTTTTCAGTATCCGGTAGAAATTCCGGGTGTGAGCATGGTCAACTTTATGCGTGCCGCTGTGAATGAGCAACGCAAATATAAAGGTCTGCCTGCACTGACGGCCAGCGAGTTTCTGAAACTGATGCGTGAGAAACGTGCGGTGGTAGAGTTGGATAATAAATTGGCTAACCGTTCGGTGAATGAAGGCTTTTCGGGCGGTGAGAAGAAACGGAACGAGATCTTCCAGATGGCCATGTTGGAACCGCGGTTGAGCATCCTCGATGAGACAAACTCCGGTTTGGACATTGATGCCCTCCGTATTGTTGCGGAAGGGGTGAACAAACTGAAAACTCCTGAGACAAGCACGATTGTCATCACTCACTATCAACGTTTGCTCGATTATATCAAGCCTGATATTGTACATGTCCTTTATAAAGGCCGTATCGTAAAAACTGCCGGACCGGAACTTGCGCTGGAGCTGGAAGAAAAAGGATACGATTGGATCAAGAAAGAAGTAGGAGAATGA
- the sufD gene encoding Fe-S cluster assembly protein SufD, producing MMVEQQYIELFSQTEAMICKHSAEVLNAPRAAAFADFERLGFPTCKMEKYKYTDVSKYFEPDYGLNLNRLAIPVNPYEVFKCDVPNMSTALYFVVNDAFYNRALPKVNLPEGVILGSLKEVAEQHPELVKKYYGRLADTSKDGVTAFNTAFAQDGVVLYVPKNVVVEKTIQLVNILRADVNFMVNRRVLIILEDGAQARLLICDHAMDNVNFLTTQVIEVFAGENTVFDMYELEETHTSTVRISNLYVKQEANSNVLLNGMTLHNGTTRNTTEVLLAGEGAEINLCGMAIADKNQHVDNHTSIDHAVPNCTSNELFKYVLDDQSVGAFAGLVLVRPDAQHTNSQQTNRNLCATRDARMYTQPQLEIYADDVKCSHGATVGQLDEGALFYMRSRGIAEKEARLLLMFAFVNEVIDTIRLEALKDRLHLLVEKRFRGELNRCQGCAICK from the coding sequence ATGATGGTTGAACAACAATATATAGAACTCTTCTCACAGACGGAAGCGATGATCTGCAAGCATAGTGCCGAAGTGCTGAATGCACCTCGTGCAGCTGCATTTGCCGATTTTGAGCGCCTTGGATTTCCGACCTGTAAGATGGAGAAGTATAAATACACGGATGTAAGCAAGTACTTTGAACCGGATTATGGTTTGAACTTGAATCGTCTGGCTATTCCGGTCAATCCGTATGAGGTGTTTAAGTGTGATGTGCCGAATATGAGTACCGCCCTGTATTTTGTGGTAAATGATGCATTTTATAATAGAGCACTTCCCAAAGTTAATCTGCCGGAAGGTGTGATTTTGGGCAGTTTGAAAGAAGTGGCCGAGCAGCATCCGGAGCTGGTGAAGAAGTATTACGGTCGGCTGGCAGATACTTCCAAAGATGGAGTGACTGCTTTTAATACAGCTTTTGCGCAAGACGGAGTTGTGCTTTATGTACCGAAGAATGTAGTGGTAGAGAAAACGATCCAGCTGGTAAATATCTTGCGTGCAGATGTTAACTTTATGGTGAATCGCCGCGTACTGATTATCTTGGAGGATGGTGCGCAGGCCCGTTTGCTGATTTGTGACCATGCAATGGATAACGTGAACTTCCTGACTACACAGGTCATTGAAGTATTTGCAGGTGAGAACACCGTATTCGACATGTATGAACTGGAGGAAACACATACAAGCACCGTTCGTATCAGTAACTTGTATGTAAAGCAGGAGGCCAACAGCAATGTATTGTTGAATGGAATGACGCTGCATAATGGTACTACCCGCAACACTACCGAAGTGTTGCTGGCAGGAGAAGGAGCCGAAATAAACCTCTGTGGTATGGCAATTGCCGATAAGAACCAGCACGTGGACAATCATACAAGTATTGATCATGCCGTACCCAACTGTACCAGTAATGAGCTGTTTAAGTATGTACTCGATGACCAGTCGGTAGGTGCGTTTGCCGGATTGGTACTCGTGCGTCCTGATGCACAGCATACGAATTCCCAACAGACTAATCGGAATCTTTGTGCTACGCGTGATGCCAGAATGTATACACAGCCTCAATTGGAGATTTATGCGGATGATGTGAAATGTTCGCATGGAGCGACAGTAGGGCAGTTGGATGAAGGTGCATTATTCTACATGCGTTCACGCGGTATTGCAGAGAAAGAAGCCCGTTTGCTGTTGATGTTCGCATTTGTTAACGAAGTGATTGATACCATCCGTTTGGAGGCACTGAAAGATCGGTTGCATTTATTGGTAGAGAAGCGTTTCCGTGGCGAGTTGAATAGATGCCAGGGTTGTGCTATTTGTAAGTAA
- a CDS encoding DUF5723 family protein, giving the protein MTTNKLLCSFRLTGVFFIMLVCTLSANAQFLRTSYFMEGTHYRQQLNPALAPGRGYVNIPVIGAFNASVSSTSLGYQDIVDIIDDNGEFYRNQDFLGRLKDNNTLNLNLNTEILSAGWYKGKNFWSFNVGLRTDIGANLTKNLFTFLNEMDGIEDNWRNSRYDVGGQELHIQAYTEIGLGLSRQINDRLTVGGRVKALLGIGNMQLKLNRVYMNANLPSDARINQLQDQNYLMSNYNTPAKINELKKEFDAYQAQIDLDVALESSFKGLNLVENQDGYIDDFDFESKDMGIAGYGFGIDLGASYKILDNLTVSASVIDLGFMSWKKDATKIASASASDLNMKGSDYTNRIDVNNPNSIMDVVNEFQKDAEGYMDRVTGGDVLDYDLLQMRVGDASENRKSRLAATLVLGAEYGFFNNKLAVGALSTTRFLQPKAMTELTLSANYRPKNYFNLAVSYSMIQSAGKSFGLAVKLGPLFVGTDYMFLGKNSNSVNGFLGISIPLNKRKVNKEG; this is encoded by the coding sequence ATGACAACGAACAAGCTATTATGCTCTTTTAGGCTCACTGGGGTATTTTTTATTATGTTGGTTTGCACTCTTTCTGCAAATGCACAGTTCTTACGTACTTCCTATTTCATGGAAGGTACGCACTATCGTCAACAACTGAATCCGGCTTTAGCACCGGGACGCGGGTATGTCAATATTCCCGTGATTGGAGCTTTCAATGCTTCGGTAAGTTCCACATCGTTGGGCTATCAGGATATTGTGGATATCATCGATGACAACGGTGAGTTTTATCGGAATCAGGATTTCTTGGGACGTCTGAAAGATAACAATACATTAAACCTGAACCTGAATACGGAGATTCTTTCTGCCGGATGGTATAAGGGAAAGAATTTCTGGTCGTTCAACGTTGGTCTTCGTACGGATATTGGTGCAAATTTGACTAAGAATCTGTTCACGTTCCTCAATGAGATGGATGGTATTGAGGATAATTGGCGAAACAGCCGTTATGACGTTGGCGGACAGGAACTCCATATACAAGCTTATACGGAAATAGGACTGGGGCTTTCCCGCCAAATCAATGACCGTTTGACGGTGGGCGGACGTGTGAAGGCGTTGTTGGGGATAGGCAATATGCAGTTGAAGCTGAATAGGGTCTATATGAATGCCAATTTGCCATCGGATGCCCGTATAAACCAATTGCAAGATCAGAATTATTTGATGAGTAATTATAATACTCCGGCAAAGATTAACGAATTGAAGAAAGAGTTTGACGCTTATCAGGCTCAAATAGATTTGGATGTTGCGTTGGAGAGCTCTTTCAAGGGATTGAATCTGGTGGAGAACCAAGATGGTTATATTGATGATTTTGATTTTGAATCCAAGGATATGGGAATTGCCGGATATGGATTTGGTATCGACCTCGGGGCTTCTTATAAGATTTTGGACAATCTGACGGTATCTGCGTCTGTGATCGACTTAGGCTTTATGTCGTGGAAGAAAGATGCAACAAAGATCGCTTCGGCTTCGGCTTCCGACTTGAACATGAAGGGCAGTGATTATACGAATAGAATAGATGTCAATAATCCAAACTCAATTATGGATGTGGTGAATGAGTTTCAGAAAGACGCCGAAGGCTATATGGATCGTGTGACCGGTGGGGATGTGTTGGACTACGACCTCTTGCAGATGCGCGTGGGCGATGCCTCAGAGAATCGCAAATCCCGTTTGGCTGCTACATTGGTACTGGGTGCGGAATACGGATTCTTCAACAACAAACTGGCTGTCGGTGCATTGTCTACCACTCGTTTCTTACAGCCGAAGGCGATGACAGAGTTGACGCTCTCTGCCAATTACCGTCCGAAAAACTACTTCAATCTGGCGGTGAGCTATTCAATGATTCAGAGCGCCGGTAAGTCGTTCGGTCTTGCTGTTAAGTTAGGTCCGTTATTTGTCGGAACCGACTATATGTTCTTAGGAAAGAATTCAAACTCGGTGAATGGATTCTTGGGAATTTCTATTCCATTGAATAAAAGAAAAGTAAACAAAGAAGGATAA
- a CDS encoding IS4 family transposase, whose product MANITLFAQVISHLPKENIRKIIKSSGSDKHCKGYNTWSQFVSMIFSQFSGCDSVRDISNGLKSATGNLNHLGINRAPSKSTVAYQNANRDSSVFRGIFYSLFQYFGQQALWQRRKFRFKMPIKLLDSTLVSLTLSIYDWAHYTTTKGAVKMHTLLDYDSLLPEFVNITDGKTTDNKAAFDIELHPYSIVVADRGYCDYSLLNNWDSSNVFFVVRHKDNIRYKAIEELPLPEKHAQNVLIDEIIEFELSAAKSKYPKRLRRIAVWNDEHGFEIELLTNNFTLAASSIAALYKARWNIEIFFRNLKQLLRIKSFIGTSRNAVETQIWTAMTTMLILTWLKHIARYKWALANLVVTLRLNTFTKIDLQKWLDQPFTPPPETIEND is encoded by the coding sequence ATGGCAAATATAACACTTTTCGCACAGGTAATATCACATCTCCCGAAAGAAAATATCAGGAAAATCATAAAATCTTCGGGGTCAGACAAGCATTGCAAGGGCTACAATACATGGAGTCAGTTTGTTAGCATGATTTTCAGCCAATTCTCAGGATGTGATTCAGTCAGAGATATCTCAAACGGGCTGAAATCAGCCACCGGCAACCTCAATCATTTGGGAATCAACCGTGCACCATCCAAGTCAACGGTAGCATATCAGAACGCCAACCGAGACAGTTCGGTTTTTCGCGGCATATTCTACTCGTTGTTTCAGTATTTCGGACAGCAAGCCCTATGGCAACGAAGAAAGTTCCGTTTCAAGATGCCGATAAAACTGCTCGACTCCACATTGGTGTCATTGACTCTGTCAATATATGACTGGGCACATTACACTACCACCAAGGGGGCGGTCAAGATGCACACGCTATTGGACTATGACAGTCTTTTGCCGGAGTTCGTGAATATCACCGATGGCAAAACCACCGACAACAAAGCTGCTTTTGATATTGAGTTACATCCGTATAGTATTGTAGTAGCCGACCGAGGCTACTGTGACTACTCATTGCTGAATAATTGGGACAGCAGCAACGTGTTCTTTGTAGTGCGTCATAAAGACAATATCCGGTACAAAGCCATAGAGGAGTTGCCTTTGCCTGAAAAACACGCTCAGAATGTACTTATTGACGAAATAATCGAGTTCGAACTCTCGGCGGCCAAATCCAAATATCCCAAACGTTTACGTCGCATCGCAGTATGGAACGATGAACACGGTTTTGAAATTGAGTTACTCACAAACAACTTCACATTGGCAGCATCAAGCATAGCGGCTCTGTACAAGGCTCGGTGGAACATAGAAATCTTCTTTCGCAACCTCAAGCAACTGCTACGCATCAAGAGCTTTATCGGCACATCCCGCAATGCCGTAGAGACCCAAATATGGACTGCTATGACTACAATGCTGATTCTGACATGGCTAAAGCACATCGCAAGATACAAATGGGCATTGGCTAACCTTGTGGTCACGCTCCGGCTGAACACATTTACCAAAATCGACCTCCAAAAATGGCTTGATCAACCATTTACACCACCTCCCGAAACCATCGAAAACGATTAG
- a CDS encoding ribonuclease HII, translating into MLLPYLNENLIEAGCDEAGRGCLAGAVYAAAVILPKDFKNELLNDSKQLTEKQRYALREVIEKEAIAWAVGIVSPEEIDEINILRASFLAMHRAVDQLTPRPQHLLIDGNRFTKYPGVPHTTVVKGDGKYLSIAAASILAKTYRDDYMNRLHEEFPYYGWDRNKGYPTKKHRAAIAERGTTPYHRMTFNLLGDGQLTLDF; encoded by the coding sequence ATGCTATTACCTTATTTAAACGAGAACTTGATTGAGGCCGGATGTGATGAGGCAGGCCGTGGGTGTTTGGCGGGAGCGGTATACGCCGCTGCGGTTATTCTACCGAAGGATTTTAAGAACGAACTGTTGAATGACTCCAAACAACTGACGGAAAAGCAACGTTATGCATTGCGCGAGGTCATAGAGAAAGAAGCGATAGCCTGGGCGGTTGGCATTGTGTCACCGGAAGAAATCGATGAAATAAATATCCTGCGGGCTTCTTTTCTGGCGATGCATCGTGCGGTGGATCAACTGACCCCCCGTCCCCAACATTTGTTGATCGACGGTAATCGTTTCACTAAGTATCCCGGTGTTCCCCATACCACAGTAGTGAAAGGAGATGGAAAATATCTTTCTATAGCAGCAGCTTCTATCTTAGCCAAAACATACCGGGACGATTATATGAATCGTCTTCACGAAGAGTTTCCATATTACGGTTGGGATCGCAATAAAGGTTATCCGACTAAAAAACATCGTGCCGCTATTGCCGAACGTGGTACTACTCCTTACCATCGCATGACATTCAATTTGCTTGGAGACGGACAGCTGACTTTGGACTTCTGA
- a CDS encoding O-antigen ligase family protein codes for MQKIHLNIIDILLLCYITIAGCYFYVTSQHETNLWEISKLCAFILCYTIAKKITQKQWVLWGIITLGVIEVVICFCQKNHWIDCSHSTFEMTGTFNNPGPLGGYLSIAITVVLGLYWEHRKSTRLKWILFIVFILLSFTIIFTESRAGWLSVLIASISLFLFNRKGGRRSFTLMQKIGIIIPICLFISFIYYYKKDSADGRLLIWRVSIEIIADAPLTGHGIGTFEKKYMYYQAEYFKTHPHSKYENLADNVAYPYNEFLRIGVEQGVIGIILILGIILILFRYTSYQKYNNIYLGAFISLITFSLFSYPFDVLLLWLLIPLLLGGMQYKKAICISTNCKIQLIEGIIGIICLVIIVKNGHNYYRLEKSIRQLHSSSFQHRKKAEAYIEKHQKRLEATPRLFDIYAQYCYQNLPSIKSLTILRRAAEVIPSAELYCDLGDIYKKQGQIGKAQNCYSLAENMIPIRLLPKYKLFCLYRDAGDSVKMHEIGHKTLLIKIKVPNTKALRIKGDIKRTLEYSN; via the coding sequence ATGCAGAAAATTCATCTAAATATAATAGACATCCTGTTATTGTGCTATATTACAATAGCAGGATGCTATTTCTATGTAACTTCTCAACATGAGACGAATCTGTGGGAAATCTCTAAATTATGCGCATTTATTTTATGCTATACTATAGCAAAAAAGATCACTCAAAAACAGTGGGTTTTATGGGGAATTATCACGTTAGGAGTAATAGAAGTAGTAATTTGCTTCTGCCAAAAAAATCATTGGATAGATTGTTCGCATTCAACATTTGAGATGACAGGCACATTTAATAACCCGGGGCCATTAGGGGGGTACTTATCCATAGCAATAACTGTAGTACTAGGTCTTTATTGGGAACATCGAAAATCTACTCGACTAAAATGGATCTTATTTATAGTTTTTATACTTTTATCTTTTACTATAATATTTACAGAATCCCGAGCTGGGTGGTTGTCGGTATTAATAGCTTCAATTAGTTTGTTTCTTTTTAATAGAAAAGGAGGAAGACGTTCATTTACTTTAATGCAAAAAATAGGTATCATCATACCAATATGTCTATTCATTTCATTTATCTATTATTATAAAAAGGATTCTGCAGATGGACGTTTATTAATATGGCGTGTTTCAATCGAAATAATAGCTGATGCTCCTTTAACAGGGCATGGTATCGGAACATTTGAAAAGAAATATATGTATTATCAAGCAGAATACTTTAAAACTCATCCTCATTCAAAATATGAAAACCTTGCAGATAATGTAGCTTATCCCTATAATGAATTTTTACGTATAGGAGTAGAGCAAGGAGTAATAGGAATAATTCTAATTTTAGGTATTATATTAATTTTATTCAGATATACATCTTATCAGAAATACAATAATATTTATTTAGGAGCATTCATTTCTTTGATTACTTTTTCCTTGTTCTCATATCCATTTGATGTATTATTGTTATGGTTGTTAATTCCCTTGCTATTAGGTGGAATGCAATATAAGAAAGCTATATGTATATCCACTAACTGTAAAATACAATTAATAGAGGGGATAATAGGTATAATATGTTTAGTCATTATTGTTAAGAATGGACATAATTACTATCGTTTAGAAAAGAGCATTAGACAACTTCATTCGTCTTCATTCCAACATCGCAAAAAAGCAGAAGCATATATTGAGAAACACCAGAAAAGATTGGAAGCTACACCACGCTTATTTGATATATACGCCCAATATTGTTATCAGAATTTACCATCCATTAAGAGTCTTACTATATTAAGACGGGCTGCAGAAGTTATTCCAAGTGCTGAATTATATTGCGATTTAGGAGATATTTACAAGAAACAGGGACAAATAGGGAAAGCACAAAACTGTTATAGTTTAGCAGAAAATATGATCCCTATTCGATTATTGCCAAAATATAAGTTATTTTGTCTTTATCGTGATGCAGGTGATTCTGTCAAAATGCATGAAATCGGGCATAAAACATTATTAATTAAAATAAAAGTACCAAATACTAAAGCACTACGAATTAAAGGGGATATTAAAAGAACCTTGGAATACTCTAATTAA